DNA sequence from the Cupriavidus sp. WKF15 genome:
GCGTGAGCGATGACGGCGCGTTGACCACGATGACTTGCGCGTGCTAACCGACACGTGGTCCCCGCGTATGCGGGGACCCGGCAACTTTCAGGAGGGCCGCACCACTATCCGCAGCACATGGCGGCGCGAATCTGGTCTGTACTCATACGGCCCCCGGGCGCAGCCGAATGGAGCCGACCACGGCGTCCCATAACTCCAGCGCCTCCTCGTCGCTGGCAAACGACTCCTTGTTGGTGCGGTAAGCGCTTTCGCCGACCTGCAGCGATATATTCAGATTTGGTTCAGCCAGGGAGTCGGCCTTGCCCGGCGCTTCCCATTTGAAGCCGTAAGTCCGCTTGCCGTCCTGCGTGCCTGCCACGAGAATCTCGTCGGCCTCGATGGGGCCGACCGGGTGTTCACGATTGCGCAATTGAGTAAATCCAGCCACTGCCCCCAGCAATCCTGCCAGTACTCCGCCGGCGCGCTTGCGTAAGCCGGGTTCGACACTGCGCTGCGTATAGGCGGTGACCTTGAATGAAACATCTGGCTTTCCGGCCAGCCGAATGACCATGCGCCAACTTTCGAGATTGAAGCGGCTTGCCGCCAAAATCACATCATTCACTACATAGCCAATGCCGTTCGAAATTTCACCAACTTCCAGTTCTCGCCATTCCTCTGCAAGTCGATCGCAGGAAGCAAGAACCACATTCTTCTTGTCCGGATCAATGTCTCCCGAGTATTTCAGTGTTTTTGATCCGGCTCGAAAGTATGTATCAAGGCGATAGAGTATGTCCCCCGTTGGCCGGTTCCACGAGAGCAAGCTCACCGATCCGTTGGCATGCGGCACTCGTTCGACGAACATGCTGCCATGCATTTGGTGTTTTGCATTGCGCAGTGCTTGTTCCTCTTTGGCTACCAACTGATCCAAACTGTCCTGCGACCGAATCGCCGGCAACAGCTCAATTTTCACTTTGTTGTATGCATAGCTCTCAATCGTCTTCGCCTCTCCCGG
Encoded proteins:
- a CDS encoding T6SS immunity protein Tli4 family protein; amino-acid sequence: MKEGWRTRAIGRHLIDLPGEAKTIESYAYNKVKIELLPAIRSQDSLDQLVAKEEQALRNAKHQMHGSMFVERVPHANGSVSLLSWNRPTGDILYRLDTYFRAGSKTLKYSGDIDPDKKNVVLASCDRLAEEWRELEVGEISNGIGYVVNDVILAASRFNLESWRMVIRLAGKPDVSFKVTAYTQRSVEPGLRKRAGGVLAGLLGAVAGFTQLRNREHPVGPIEADEILVAGTQDGKRTYGFKWEAPGKADSLAEPNLNISLQVGESAYRTNKESFASDEEALELWDAVVGSIRLRPGAV